Within the Corynebacterium tuberculostearicum genome, the region GCGAGCTTGCCCAGCACCACATCAGTAGCGTCGATGACGTACCACTTGCGGGTGATGTCACCGCTCTTTGGGTGGAAAGTAGACAATTTGACTCCTTGAAAGTCTGTCTCGGAACTGCCGGCCAGCGCTAAGCATCCATTCACTCCCGTACAGCGGCCGGTGGAGACCTGCAGGGAGCGCTTCGCCAGCTGCTTGCCGACGAGCGAACACATAGGTTTCCTACCCTACTTGCTCACCTGCCCAAAGACCAAAACACCGAAACCGGCACCTTCCGCGGCTCAAACGGGAGGTGCCGGCTCGTGGGTACGGACTAGAAAGGTACGACTTCAAAGAGTGGAAGAGATAGCAAGAGAAAAGAACTAAACAGGAGTAGTCACGCCGGTTTCCTTGGTCGGGGCTGCGGCTGCGTCCGCCTCCTGCCACGCGGGTGTGGTCAGTGGCACCGCAGCCCCGACGGCGACAGCGTGGAACCGTGCAATCAGGGTGTGGATTTAGCCCCAGCTTGCGGCGGCGCGACGGTTGACGTCGCTCATTGCATCGTTGCCCTGCGAAACCGTCTTGGAGATGGTGGCGAGCACGGTGTTGAGTTCCTGCGATGCCTTATCCCACTTCGCCTGCGCTTGGTTATAAGCCACGGCGGACTCACCCTCCCATGTGCTTACCATCGGCTGTAGGCGCGCCTTCAGGTCTGCCAAGGTGCTGTTGATGCGACCAGAGGTGGCGTTGATATCGGCTGCGGCGGAAGAAATGGCACCGAATTCGTACTTGATCTCGGACATGTGGTGGTGGATTCCCTTCTGTGAATCTATAGCTTTTGGGCTGCGGAGTAGTGAACTGTGCGGAGCGGTTTAGAGGGCGAGGCCGCCGCCCACGTTGGAGAAGGCCTGGGTGTTTTCTGCTTCCACGTTGTCGAAGTTGTGGGCGTTGCTGCGGATATTGTCAGAGATAGAGGCCAAGGCCTCGCGCAGCTGCTGTGCAGAGGTGTTGTAGCGCTGCATCAGGTCATCGAAGGAGACCTGCGCCTGGCCAACCCAGCTGCCACGGACGGAGTCGACGACGCCCTGCAGGCGGGTGAGCTCGCCTTGGACTTCATCGTTGGTGTTATCGACTTTGCCAGCGGTGGCAACCATGACATCGGCTTGTGTCTTGAAAGTCTGAGACATAAGAGTGCGCCCCTCCTTAGGGCGGATGAGATTGTGTGTATTTCCCCCGAAAAAGCAGCTGTGCTTCGCATCTGTGCTTTCTCACTCTTATTGGACTGAACTTTCCGCCAAACGGTTCCCGGCTGGGGCAAAGTTTTTGAGACTATTTTTTGACCAGGCTTTCCGTGGCCATGCGGCAGGCTGCCTTTTGAACGGCGTTGGAGTTATGCCGGGTATGGCACCCCACGGACATCTGGTGGCCTCGGTCTTCCCAAGTGGTCCATTCCACCAAGGAGCCGTCCCCGGGGTCTTCGGTATAGGTCAGGCGCCCTGCCTCATCGGTGGCATCGCGAAGCGTCGGATCTTCGTCGACCTGCGCGTGAATTTCTTTGAACAGGGCATCCGCCGGCACGTTAAACATCTCATCCGCCGCCAGCAGGATGCGTAGGTTCGGGTCCTCCCCAGTGGCGGTGACCAGGCCATCTTCCACCTTGGTGTGGAACCCACTGGGGACTACTACTGACATTCCCTCCACGTCTAAGCGCTTTTCACCTGGGTTCAATTCGTCACTGCCGGAATCTGACGCGCCTGGCATTCCCGATTGTGGCGAGGCCGGCGCGGACTCCGCTGCTTCCTCGCGGCTTGGCGCGGCGGCACGGGGTTGCGGGTACGATGCATCCGAAGCGGCGTCGCCTTCACCTGACGCTTGGGCACCGATGGCCCACCAGGAAGCTCCGGCCACGGCGATGATGACCACGGCAATTGCCACATGAAAGATATCGATGGCCCCGAGCCAACCGCGCAGGCGGTCGGTCCAGCGTGGCGTTACCGGCTCGTCGTAGGCAGGTGCCTCCATCACCGTAGTGGGAGGTGCCGAATCCGTGACTTCAGGAACCGGGTGAGGAGGCGGACCGAGTGGGTCCGGGGCCGCTAGCGGGGAGACGGTTGGTTCTGGGTCGATGAGGTGCACCCCGGTGACTTCCAATTGCCGGCAGATGATGGAGGTGGCTTCCTGCGCAATTCCCGTGCCGGAAGAGTCTGCCACCACGCAGGCTTCCACGTCGGGCCAAGACGGTCCCGCCATCTTGGATATCTGATCCATGACTTGGCCCAAGGCCCAGCCTTCCACAATGCCGGTTCCCGGCAGGTCGTAGCGGTACACCGTTTCGGGCCCTTCAAAGATGGTGGCTGCGTCCAGGATGGTGACGGTAATGGGGACGGCGGTGGTCTCCCCACCGGTGGGGATAGGGGTCTCGGTTGGCGTATGCGCGCTGAGATTGGTGGTCATTTACTTCTCTCCTTCTAGGTACACCGCTTGGGCGACGCCGAGGTTTTCACCGCGGATGCTCCACTGACCGCGGCCGGGTGGTTGGTGGCAGGGCTTGAGTCCGAAGATGGTTCCTTCGTCGCGGTCGGCGTCGAAAAGCAGCAGCGCCGGCTGCAGATCGCGCACCGCGGAAAAGAATTGGCCAAAGAGGGCACGGCCGATGCCGCCGGATTTGCGAGCGATAACAAGGTGCAATCCAATGTCGCGGGCATGTGGGAGCAATTCCAGCAGTGGCGAGAGGGCAATATCGCTCAGCAGGTCCGCATCATCGATGACTAGGTAAATATCTGGGCCCTGCCACCAATCTCGTGCGGCGAGCTGTGCCGGGGTAATGTCCGGGCCAGGCAGGCGAGATTCCAGGGTCCGGACTGTATCGACAATGGTCTCTTGCGCACTCGACTGCGTCGCGGCGTAGGCAGCAACCATGTTCTGGTCCAAGGTTCCCAGGTGGGCTCGGCGCTGGTCGATGACCACGAGCCGGGCGTCTTCCCGCGCAAAGGCGCTAATGCCGCGCATGATCTGCGCCAAGAAGGTGGATTTGCCGCAGCCCTGCGCGCCTATGGCCACAAGGTGCGGCTCGCGCGATGGATTCCAGGTCAGCGTATCGAGATCGCGCCCGCCGATGCCCCAGGCGATCTCGCGGGCGGGAACATCCCCTTGAGCTGCGAGTGCGGCCGGAGTAAGCACGGCGGGCAGCATCTTGAGCTGAGGAACCGGCTGAGCCTCCGCATGAACGCGGCAGATGTGGGCGATGTCCTGGTTGGAGGTACGAGCTAAGAGCATATTCTCACCCATCAAGGTGAGCCCGTGGCCCGGCGCGCTAGGGAGCTTTTGCTGCAGTTTGCGGTCGATGAGCGAATCCAAGGCCTCGCCTAGGCGCAGCTCGAGGCGGTTGGCAATGAGATCGCGGATAGCGGGGCGCATCGTGGTCCACCGCGAAGTGGCAATGATGACGTGCACGTGGGCGGAGGCGCCATCGGCGACGATCTCGGTAACCTTCTCTGCTATGTCTTCAAACTCCGCATTCGAGGTACCGATGTGGTGCCAGCCATCAATGACAAGGAAGGTTGCGCACCGTTCTGGACGGCGGATAAACCCAGCTACTTCGTCGACGATGCGCCGTACCTTTTCGCCCTCCTCGCGCCCGGCAACTCCGGCGACGTGGGGCAGTCGCTCCAGGGATGCTAGCTGACCGCCGCCAAGATCGATGACGTAGAAGCGTGCTGCTTGCGGGTCATGCCGTAGAGCTAACGCAGAGACGATCGTGCGCAGCGCACTCGATTTACCGGACTGCGGGCCACCGCACAGGGCCATGTGTCCGCCGTGCTGGGTCAAATCAATAATCAGCTCGTCCTGGCGTTGGTAATACGGCCTATCGATAATGCCGATGGGCGCGCGCAGCGACCCTTGGTCCACTGCGGGCGAGACTGCACCCGCGTCATCTGCACCGGAAAGCCCTGGCAACGCGGAAAGCTCAATGACCGGCGGTAGCGGCGGCAACCAAATGCGGTGCGCCGATTGATCGCGCAGGTGGGCCTCTTCCGCCGCGGCGCGCACGACCTCGGTAAGCACAGTGGTGGAGTCATCGAGAACCACTGCAGCGCTAGCATTGTCTTCTTCCTGGGACCAGCCATCAAAGAGCTGCACGCGGCCGCGGGAGGCTGCGGGGTGGTCCACGGAGGCGTCGGCAAGCGCCCGGCGCGGCAGGGGCCCGGACACGTAGGAAGCTTGGAAGCGGGTCAAGGCCTCGGCATCGGATTTGAGGTAGCCCGCGCCGGGCTGACCGGGCAGGTGGTAGGCATCGGTCACGCCCAATACCTGGCGGGATTCCGCTGAGGAGAAGGTTTTCAGGCCGATTCGGTAGGACAAGTGGGAATCTAGCCCCCGCAAGCGGCCTTCTTCGAGCCTTTGGGAGGCCAAAAGCAGGTGCACGTGGAGACTGCGCCCCAAGCGGCCGACGGCGACGAAGAGTTCCGCAAAATCCGGGTGCTGGCCCAAAAGCTCCGAGAACTCATCGACCACAATGACCAAGGCCGGAAGCGGCCCGTGCTCACGCACGGCGGTGGCAGAAGCGTTGTACTCGCCGACATTGGCAAAGTTTCCGGCCGTACGCAGCAGCTCTTGGCGGCGGTTCATCTCGCCGGAGATGGCATCATACATGCGCTCTACCAGCGTAGATTCCTCCTCCAGGTTGGTAATCACCGCGGAAGTATGCGGCAGGCGGTCGCATCCTAAGAATGTCGCGCCGCCCTTGAAATCCACGAGCACGAGGTTAAGCTCGTCCGGACTATGGGTAGCCGCCAGCGCGGTGACAAGGGTGCGCAGCAGCTCCGACTTGCCGCTGCCGGTCGCACCGATGCACAGGCCGTGCGGGCCCATACCGCCGTGGGCAGATTCCTTGAGATCTACCGTGACGGGCTGGCCCACCGTATCGATGCCGATGGGCACCATGAGACGCGCCGAGCCCTCCCGGCCATGCCACATGCCACTGGCCGCTAGCTCTTCCACATCGCGATAGCCCAGAAGGCCCATAAGGTCACTGCCGCGCCGGCCAGAAGTGCTATCGGGGCGGCGGTAGGAGGCCATACTGCGCGCGAGCAATGTCGCGCCGGCCGCACTCATTCCATCGGGAGACCCCAGGTCTTCCACCCCTGCCGCGGTGACCACCTGCAGCTGCTCCCCTGCCACGAGGCTTAGGCCTTCGTGCTCGGCGCGTACCCCCAGCGCCGAAGACGGCGCCCCACCGACCTCAATGATGGTGGTATAGGAATTATCGTGGAAGAAGTCTTCGGTTCCCGTGGTCAGCACACCATCGACGATGAGGATGCGAAAGCGCGCCTTTTCCGGTGTGCGCGCATGGGGCAGCCACTTCAGCCACTCCCACTGGCCACCGATGGCCTCGATACCGCAGGTTTCCGGGCCATGCGCCAACGCCATCTGCAGCACCATTGCACGCACCATATCTCGGGCGGGATCTGCGGGCTCTTCGCCCCGAGTCGACGCCATTCCAGACACGGACAAGAAGCGAAAGGCCTGCAGTTGGATAACCACCGGCATATCGGGAACGGTGCCCACCGCCTTAATGGTCTGGCGCATGCTTACCGCACACACCGGGTCCAGGTCTTCAGTGGCGCCGGAATCCGGCACGTTGATGGGGGTGCACAACGTCGTTGGTCCAGTTCCCACGCGTACCTCGAGGGCGTCCGAGTCATCCGGGCCACGCTCCCACATGCGGCGCGAGCCGACTAGAGTGCTGAGTTCCACCGGTGCCGGGTGGCGATAGCTTTCATGTGCACGCTGCGCCGAAGCATTGCGCAGCGCCTTTTCCCGCAAGGCTTTGATGTGGCGCAGGTAGGTACGCCGGGTTTCATCCGGATCCTGCCCACTGTTATTGGGCCCAAACATCATGGCCATACTCGCCAGCATCATCAATGGAAACATCAAGGCCATCGGGCTAATCTGCCGGGAATCCCCAGCGCCTAACACCATGAGGGCGACCATGCCGAGCATCGCCGCAATCATCACCACCGGAAGCAGCAGCCGCACCAGCGGCACCGGTTGTGGACGCACCGCCTCTGGGACCTCCTCGGCCTCGATGCTGCCGGTGGGCAGCGGCGGCGCAGCATCCCGTAGTGGCATGGTCAACGGCTCAATGACGCGGGTATCCCCGATCCCAAGCATGCCTAAATAACCTCCCCCGAGCCACGCGCCAAGCGCCCTTGGCCCCCTGCCAAGATTCCCCGCGCTGCGGTGGACACGTCGCCACTAGTAAGCCACAATATGTGGCATTGGGCAAGGGGGACGCCCACAATCCATACATTTTTCGGGGGACATCATGACTACTGCAACGGCGCATCATCTGCGCCTTACCGTTCGCATTCATGCCGGCACCTTCCACAAGGAGGCGGACGTGGCGCTACCGCTAAGCTCCAGCGTGGGCGAGCTTTTGGCGGAAATCACTGACTTGGTGGATGCGCCCACCATTTCTGAGCCTTGGCGCGCGAGCACAGCCTCCGGCCGCGCCATCGATCTCACCGCCCCATTGGCTGCCACTGCGCTCACGGAAGGCTCCATCCTGGTTATTAGTCCGCGCGAGCGCCGGCCTGCACCGGTGATTCGGGATGCGGCGGAATCGCTCGCCGCCGCGGCCGAGGAGGATACCACCGCTGCCCTTCCCACCGTCTGGGCATGGGCAGGAATGCTTGCCGCCTTCGCCCTAGTGTGGGTTAGCTCCCTTCCCCTCGCGGCGTGGGCGGCGTTGACCGCTGGTGCCCTGTTGCTCGCCTTGTGGACTCGGGCCCTATCGCTGGTGCACCTTAGCCTGGTGGCCGGCATGGCGTGTGGCTGGGTGGTGATTTCGCCCTCGCTTGGCGAAGCCCCCTTTGCCGCACTCACCGCCTGCGTCGCCCTCCTCATCGCGCTGCTTGCCTGCCACGTCACCGGGTTGAGCACGGTTCGCACTACTGCCGTGGCACTCACCGTCTCGGTGCTGTTGTTGGTCGCGGCTTTGGGCTACCTGCTGCCCGGACCAGGGACGGGTCTCCAGGGCAGCCACGGTACGGCGGCTGCCGCCTGCGTGGTGATCGCCGGCATTATCCTGTTGGCCGCAGCTCCTGCGCTAACCGTTGCCACCGCTGGGCTCAAAGTCCCGCAGCTGCCCACGGCCGGCCAAGACCTCGCGGTTTCGGATGCCGTCCAGCCGGATGTCGATATCCGTGCCCGGCGCGCCGGCAGCGCTTATGAGGGAATGTGCTGTGGGCTGGCGCTCTGTCTCATTCCGGCCCTGATCGCCCTCTCGCTGACGGGCAGTGGTCCGGCCTTGGCGCCGACGAGCGGCGCGCCCGAATCTCTCGCCGAGTACGTTGCGGTGCTCTTTGGTGCTGAGCACACCGGTGTGTGGTTCGTCCAAGCACTCTGCGTGACCACCGCGGGTGCCGTCGTCCTGCATGCCGCCCGGCACGGTCGTGCGCTGGCTAGTTGGGCCCTGATGCTGCTGGCGATGACCGCCTGTCTCGCTACATGCTTGTGCGCTACCCACGCGGTGGCGAATTCCGGGCTTGCCGAAGCCTGGGCACCAATACTTGTTGCCTGCCTGGTTCTCCTCGCCATGCTGAGCGCCCCGCTGTGGGCACCCAAGGTGGCTGGGCTCGAGCCCACCACCATCGCGTGGTTTGAGCGCATAGAATCCCTGGCCATTGCCGCTAGTTTGCCGCTGGCCGCGCACCTTGCCGGTGTCTTCGTGCTCATTAGGGGGCTTGGGTAATGCGCGTGCTACCTGCCGCTTTAGTAGTTGCATTCGCTGCGGGACTGACTGCTGCTCCCTATGCGGCCGCGCGCGAGCCGGACCGCGAATGTGCCACCGCGCATTCCTCACCGCTTTCGCCCCAACCGAGCGAGGAGCAGCTAGACTACCGGGCCCGTTTACATTCCTTTGCTACCGGGGAAGGCGTCAAAGTAGCCGTTATCGATACTGGCGTGGCCCGCCACGATCAACTGCGGCATCTCAGCAGTGGCGCGGACCTTGTCGCGCCAGAGGAACCAGAGCCGCATCGCGATTGCGACCTGCACGGCACCGTCGTGGCCGGTGTCATTGCCGGACACGATATCGGTATCGCCCCGCGAGCAGAGATTTACGCGGTGCGCCAGACCAGCGCGCACTACCGCCAGGAAGCGGAAGACAGTACCACCGGATCGCTGGACACCTTGGCCCGCGCCATCGATAACGCTGCCGATGCCGGTGCCCGCGTCCTTAATATTTCGGTTGTTTCCTGCGTTCCGCCAGATGTGGCCGCGCAGGTCGATACTTCCCGATTGGATCGCGCTTTGGCGCATGCGGAAGACTCCGGCGCCGTGGTGATCGCCGCCTCGGGCAATGCGTCCTCTGGCAGCTGCGAGATGGGTGACCACGTCTTTCCGGCGGATTCGCCAACGGTGCTCTCAGTAAGCGCCCAAGCGGATTCACACGAACTCGCTGACTACTCGCTGAACTCGGCCGACGGACCCCAACTGGCTGCGCAAGGGTTCATTCCGCTAGCGCTCAACCCCGCGGGTGGATGGGCCGATGGTAAGGAAGGCACGGACGGAACGGCGCAGTTCCATGGCACCTCCTTTGCCGCGCCGGTGGTCAGCGGCACCGCTGCCCTCTTGGCACAACGCTTTCCCGATGATAGCCCGGCCGTCCTCCGCAAACGCTTGGAGGACGCCGCAGAACCGGGACACGGTTTCATCGACCCGCTCACCGTGCTCACCCACGTGGAAGCGGGCGCGGACGTCGATACCCGAGCTATGACCATCCGCCCCGCTGACGAAAGCGACTCGCGCGCCCCCACACGCAGTGTCTGGGTGCTGGGTGGATTAGCGGTGGCGCTTGCTGCGTGGGCGGTATGGCGCGGGCTACGACCTAAGAACTAACCTGCAGCGCCTGCTCACGGTTGAGCGCGGAGCCTTCCGGCAGCAACCGCAGGATTTCCCACGGTACCTGCGCGCCCACGCCGGTACCAAGGGCTTCCAAAGTCTCCTTGTCCTTGACCTCGTGCCGTTGGCCCGTGGGTGAAACCACGTGATAGCCATGGCCGCTGTCTACGCCTACACCACCGGCGTCGAGCCCACCAAAGCGATGGGCCACCGACTCACCTGCCAAGGCGATGGTGCCTGCTTGGGCAGGTACCACTACCCCGCCGCCCTCGTTAGCAGCACACATCCAGCCATCGTCTGGGCTTAAGAAGCGGAAGGGCGTGGAGGGAAGGTTGAGGTTTAAAGGGGCGTCGGCAAGCGCGGCAATTTCCTGCGGCGTGGCTGTTGTCTCCTTGGCACCGACGCCTGTGAGCATCTCCGCCTGCGTAGGCGTGAGCTCCGCTACGCCCTCGGGCGTACGCGCCCACAGGCTCTGCCCAGTATCGACAACCTCCGGCGGATTGGCCGGAAAATTCAGCGGTGGCAGCTCCGCAAAGGCATTGAGCAGCTCGGGCGGCACGGGCCAGGTGTGGGTACTATCGTCCACGCCCAGCGCCCGGCGCACGATGCGCCCTTCGGTGCTGGAGGAATCTGGCAACGCCACGCGGCCCTCCTCTGTGATAATCCACTGCCTGCCCTCGGATTCCACCAGTGCGGCGCGCTCCTCACCGAGGCTTTTCTGCTCGGGCTCGGCGAGGACAATAACCTCCTGCGACGCTACCTGGTGGCCGCCGATGCTGGTTGGGTTTTCTGTAGTCGGCGCCTCATCCTTGCCGGCCAAACACGCTGCCCAACGCTGCTGGGGAGTCTCGCCTGCTGCCGCGAGGTACCCAGGAGCATCCGAGATACCCACCGGTGAGCCCAGTAGCGCTTCTTGCAGGTGCTCATCCCCAATGGCCTGCGCCTCGGCTGCCTGCCCGGCGATAATGCGTGCCGAAGCCAGGTTGAATACCGGGTGGTAGGTGTCGTTGACATCCACAAAGAGCTGGCCCTGCTCCGAGCGCACAATCGGCGCATCACCCGGCTGCGGGCTCGGCTGCAGCCATGCCAACATGCCTGAGCCCACCGCAAGGAAGGCGACGCCGACCCCGCCGAAAAGAAGCGCTTTGCGGCGCCTAGCCAATGGATCGTGAATCATGCGGATATCGCCTAAGACAAGCCCATGCTCGACACGACGGCGCAAGAATTTATGGCCCGATACCTGGGCCTTGGTAGTAGGCAGCGGACGTGCCATGATTTTCCCCCGAAAAGTCTGTGTACACCCAGCACACAGGCTAACCCAGGTAGGCGACCGCTGCCACCCGGGCGCTAATCGGCGCTGCGCCTTTCGCGGGTGACCTCGGCGCGCGCGGCCAGCTGATCCGCCGCCGGGTAATCAACGGCGACGAGCGAAAGTCCCTTTGCCGGGGCCACGGGAATGCTGGAAGAGCGCTTCGTCTCCTGCAGCAGTGCCGCGGCGAAGTCGGCATCGCGCCGCCCCTCCCCCACGCGCAGGCAACATCCCACCAACGAGCGCACCATCGACCAGCAAAAAGCATCGGCGCTCACGCGGGCCTCAAAAAGCTCGGGTTCTTCGGGCGTGGAAACGTCGCGCCAGGAAAATTCCTGCAATTCACGGATGGTCGTGGCGTTCGGCTTGGCCTTACAAAAAGCCGCAAAATCATGCAGGCCCACCAGGGCGGTCGCGGCTTCTTGCATGGCATCGATATCCACCGGCTTAATCCACTCGGCCGTATCCCGCGCACGGGTCGGCAGCGCGCCGCGCGGATTGGTGGTAATCCGGTACACGTAGTGGCGCCGCAGCGCCGAAAATCGCGCATCAAAACCCGCGGGTGCGAACTCGCACCCATGTACCCGAACGTCTTCTGGCAGAAGCTTTGCTAGCCGACGCACCAGCTTCCCCGGCTCCCCCGCCACCGAGCGCTGCGCCAGCATCTCCGTGGGAACGTCCACATGCGCCACCTGGCCACGGGCATGGACGCCGGCATCCGTGCGCCCAGCGACCGTAAGCGGCACCTCCGTGCGCGCAATCATCGCGAGCTTCTCTTCCAACACGCCTTGCACCGTGCGCAGACCGCCCTTCTGCTTGGCCCAGCCATGAAAGTCCGTGCCGTCATAAGCCAAGTCCAAGCGCAGGCGAACGAACCCGTCCGCCGGCCCTTCGGGGGAAGTCGATGCTGCATCTGTCATAGTGGGCTTCATGCTACCGGAGTATTTACTGCCCGCCGGCGCTGGGTCTGGGTCATTCGTACGCTGAGCCCTGGTTGGGTGGACATGAAAAAGCCGCCGCCCTCCCACAGATGGGAAAGGCGGCGGCGAAGCGCTAGGGCCAAGGGAAATTACTTCTCCTCGGACTCCTCAGCTGCGGTCTCCTCGGCAGGTGCCTCAGTCTCTGCAGCCTCGTCTGCCTTAGCTTCCTCAGCCTCAGCGGCCTTGGAAGCGGCAGCGCGGGTAGCGCGGTTAGCCTCAGAGGTCACGGTCTCCTCAAGAACGAGGGAGATCTGGGACATCGGGGCATTGTCACCGGTGCGGTTGTCCAGCTTGATGGTGCGGGTGTAGCCACCCTCACGGTTCTCAAACTTCGGTGCTACCTCGTCGAACAGGTAAGAAACAACATCCTTGCGCGGGATGAGCTTCAGAACTGCGCGGCGGTCAGCAACGGTGCCGGACTTAGCCTTGGTGATGATCTTCTCGATGTACGGGCGAAGAACCTTCGCCTTGGCATCGGTGGTCTTGATAGCGCCGTGCTCGATCAGGCTGGCTGCCAAGTTGCTCAGCATGTGAGCCTGCTGCTTGGCGGAGCCGCCGAGACGGGCACCCTTCTTAGGGGTTGGCATTGTGTACTCCTCGTATGCGGTAAAAGTTGAGCGCGCGGCAATTAGGTCATTGCCGCAAGTCAGCGGGGTTCTTTACTCGGAATCCTCAGCAGCCGGATCCTTGAAGTCACCGGTTTCTGCGTCGTAGCCCTCGAGCTGGGTTGGGTCGAAGTCCTCAGGGGTGTCCTTGAGAGCCAGGCCCAGGTTAGCCAGCTTGATCTTTACCTCATTGATCGACTTCTGGCCGAAGTTGCGGATATCCAGCAGGTCGGACTCGGTGCATTCAGCGAGCTCGCCCACGGTGTGGATCTCCTGACGCTTCAGGCAGTTATAAGAGCGGACGGAGAAGTTCAGGTCCTCGATCGGCATGCCGTAAGCAGCGATGTACTCGGTCTCCTGCGGGGAGGGTCCGATCTCGATGCCTTCGGCAGCGTTGTTCAGCTCGCGAGCCAGGCCGAAGAGCTCGACCAGGGTGCCGCCGGCGGAAGCCAGGGCATCGCGGGCAGAAATCGAGTTCTTGGTTTCGACGTCGATGGTCAGCTTGTCAAAGTCGGTGCGCTGCTCAACACGAGTTGCCTCGACCTTGTAGGAGACCTTGAGGACCGGGGAGTAAATCTGG harbors:
- a CDS encoding type VII secretion-associated protein, which produces MTTNLSAHTPTETPIPTGGETTAVPITVTILDAATIFEGPETVYRYDLPGTGIVEGWALGQVMDQISKMAGPSWPDVEACVVADSSGTGIAQEATSIICRQLEVTGVHLIDPEPTVSPLAAPDPLGPPPHPVPEVTDSAPPTTVMEAPAYDEPVTPRWTDRLRGWLGAIDIFHVAIAVVIIAVAGASWWAIGAQASGEGDAASDASYPQPRAAAPSREEAAESAPASPQSGMPGASDSGSDELNPGEKRLDVEGMSVVVPSGFHTKVEDGLVTATGEDPNLRILLAADEMFNVPADALFKEIHAQVDEDPTLRDATDEAGRLTYTEDPGDGSLVEWTTWEDRGHQMSVGCHTRHNSNAVQKAACRMATESLVKK
- a CDS encoding WXG100 family type VII secretion target, whose product is MSEIKYEFGAISSAAADINATSGRINSTLADLKARLQPMVSTWEGESAVAYNQAQAKWDKASQELNTVLATISKTVSQGNDAMSDVNRRAAASWG
- the eccCa gene encoding type VII secretion protein EccCa encodes the protein MLGIGDTRVIEPLTMPLRDAAPPLPTGSIEAEEVPEAVRPQPVPLVRLLLPVVMIAAMLGMVALMVLGAGDSRQISPMALMFPLMMLASMAMMFGPNNSGQDPDETRRTYLRHIKALREKALRNASAQRAHESYRHPAPVELSTLVGSRRMWERGPDDSDALEVRVGTGPTTLCTPINVPDSGATEDLDPVCAVSMRQTIKAVGTVPDMPVVIQLQAFRFLSVSGMASTRGEEPADPARDMVRAMVLQMALAHGPETCGIEAIGGQWEWLKWLPHARTPEKARFRILIVDGVLTTGTEDFFHDNSYTTIIEVGGAPSSALGVRAEHEGLSLVAGEQLQVVTAAGVEDLGSPDGMSAAGATLLARSMASYRRPDSTSGRRGSDLMGLLGYRDVEELAASGMWHGREGSARLMVPIGIDTVGQPVTVDLKESAHGGMGPHGLCIGATGSGKSELLRTLVTALAATHSPDELNLVLVDFKGGATFLGCDRLPHTSAVITNLEEESTLVERMYDAISGEMNRRQELLRTAGNFANVGEYNASATAVREHGPLPALVIVVDEFSELLGQHPDFAELFVAVGRLGRSLHVHLLLASQRLEEGRLRGLDSHLSYRIGLKTFSSAESRQVLGVTDAYHLPGQPGAGYLKSDAEALTRFQASYVSGPLPRRALADASVDHPAASRGRVQLFDGWSQEEDNASAAVVLDDSTTVLTEVVRAAAEEAHLRDQSAHRIWLPPLPPVIELSALPGLSGADDAGAVSPAVDQGSLRAPIGIIDRPYYQRQDELIIDLTQHGGHMALCGGPQSGKSSALRTIVSALALRHDPQAARFYVIDLGGGQLASLERLPHVAGVAGREEGEKVRRIVDEVAGFIRRPERCATFLVIDGWHHIGTSNAEFEDIAEKVTEIVADGASAHVHVIIATSRWTTMRPAIRDLIANRLELRLGEALDSLIDRKLQQKLPSAPGHGLTLMGENMLLARTSNQDIAHICRVHAEAQPVPQLKMLPAVLTPAALAAQGDVPAREIAWGIGGRDLDTLTWNPSREPHLVAIGAQGCGKSTFLAQIMRGISAFAREDARLVVIDQRRAHLGTLDQNMVAAYAATQSSAQETIVDTVRTLESRLPGPDITPAQLAARDWWQGPDIYLVIDDADLLSDIALSPLLELLPHARDIGLHLVIARKSGGIGRALFGQFFSAVRDLQPALLLFDADRDEGTIFGLKPCHQPPGRGQWSIRGENLGVAQAVYLEGEK
- the eccD gene encoding type VII secretion integral membrane protein EccD, whose product is MTTATAHHLRLTVRIHAGTFHKEADVALPLSSSVGELLAEITDLVDAPTISEPWRASTASGRAIDLTAPLAATALTEGSILVISPRERRPAPVIRDAAESLAAAAEEDTTAALPTVWAWAGMLAAFALVWVSSLPLAAWAALTAGALLLALWTRALSLVHLSLVAGMACGWVVISPSLGEAPFAALTACVALLIALLACHVTGLSTVRTTAVALTVSVLLLVAALGYLLPGPGTGLQGSHGTAAAACVVIAGIILLAAAPALTVATAGLKVPQLPTAGQDLAVSDAVQPDVDIRARRAGSAYEGMCCGLALCLIPALIALSLTGSGPALAPTSGAPESLAEYVAVLFGAEHTGVWFVQALCVTTAGAVVLHAARHGRALASWALMLLAMTACLATCLCATHAVANSGLAEAWAPILVACLVLLAMLSAPLWAPKVAGLEPTTIAWFERIESLAIAASLPLAAHLAGVFVLIRGLG
- a CDS encoding S8 family serine peptidase, with amino-acid sequence MRVLPAALVVAFAAGLTAAPYAAAREPDRECATAHSSPLSPQPSEEQLDYRARLHSFATGEGVKVAVIDTGVARHDQLRHLSSGADLVAPEEPEPHRDCDLHGTVVAGVIAGHDIGIAPRAEIYAVRQTSAHYRQEAEDSTTGSLDTLARAIDNAADAGARVLNISVVSCVPPDVAAQVDTSRLDRALAHAEDSGAVVIAASGNASSGSCEMGDHVFPADSPTVLSVSAQADSHELADYSLNSADGPQLAAQGFIPLALNPAGGWADGKEGTDGTAQFHGTSFAAPVVSGTAALLAQRFPDDSPAVLRKRLEDAAEPGHGFIDPLTVLTHVEAGADVDTRAMTIRPADESDSRAPTRSVWVLGGLAVALAAWAVWRGLRPKN
- the eccB gene encoding type VII secretion protein EccB — translated: MARPLPTTKAQVSGHKFLRRRVEHGLVLGDIRMIHDPLARRRKALLFGGVGVAFLAVGSGMLAWLQPSPQPGDAPIVRSEQGQLFVDVNDTYHPVFNLASARIIAGQAAEAQAIGDEHLQEALLGSPVGISDAPGYLAAAGETPQQRWAACLAGKDEAPTTENPTSIGGHQVASQEVIVLAEPEQKSLGEERAALVESEGRQWIITEEGRVALPDSSSTEGRIVRRALGVDDSTHTWPVPPELLNAFAELPPLNFPANPPEVVDTGQSLWARTPEGVAELTPTQAEMLTGVGAKETTATPQEIAALADAPLNLNLPSTPFRFLSPDDGWMCAANEGGGVVVPAQAGTIALAGESVAHRFGGLDAGGVGVDSGHGYHVVSPTGQRHEVKDKETLEALGTGVGAQVPWEILRLLPEGSALNREQALQVSS
- a CDS encoding WXG100 family type VII secretion target, which gives rise to MSQTFKTQADVMVATAGKVDNTNDEVQGELTRLQGVVDSVRGSWVGQAQVSFDDLMQRYNTSAQQLREALASISDNIRSNAHNFDNVEAENTQAFSNVGGGLAL